One window of Metamycoplasma arthritidis genomic DNA carries:
- the lgt gene encoding prolipoprotein diacylglyceryl transferase, with protein sequence MKPTDFSGVALKVGPFNVYSLCIMLGMIASIFTIWFFWRREKYPFEKLAILIFIALPTAMAGARLFFLLEQSSVGNWSVWKKFYAIWEGGLSIQGGVITAALCCISYITFSKSANKIDIKKAFSIIIPAVLIGQAIGRWGNFANHEVYGGVMSEDSLAFRILPDLIRKHMYIGGKYRLPLFLYESIANLVAYVIICWVLNYWNWLRPGTTGGIYLVYYGILRTGMEPLREESFKFYTVLSVSYIILGLFLILMFEFINKLNYNVYKIPVYKNEKLANIFYFLVYEPKYREMRHGAALRTRPTSLQSNNSENDTPIMEAK encoded by the coding sequence ATGAAACCAACTGATTTTTCCGGTGTAGCTTTAAAAGTGGGTCCCTTTAACGTTTATTCATTATGTATCATGTTGGGGATGATTGCTTCAATTTTTACAATTTGATTTTTTTGAAGAAGAGAAAAATATCCTTTTGAAAAATTAGCAATCTTAATTTTTATTGCTTTGCCAACTGCTATGGCCGGGGCAAGACTATTTTTCTTGTTAGAGCAATCTAGTGTCGGCAATTGATCAGTTTGAAAGAAATTCTACGCCATTTGAGAAGGCGGTCTTTCAATTCAAGGTGGGGTTATTACCGCCGCATTGTGTTGCATTTCCTATATTACTTTTTCAAAATCAGCGAACAAAATCGACATTAAAAAGGCATTTTCAATTATTATTCCTGCGGTCTTAATTGGACAAGCAATTGGCCGTTGAGGAAACTTTGCTAACCACGAAGTATATGGCGGAGTTATGTCAGAAGACTCTCTTGCATTTCGCATTTTACCTGACCTTATCCGTAAACATATGTATATTGGTGGTAAGTATCGTCTACCCCTATTCTTGTACGAATCAATTGCTAACTTAGTGGCCTATGTAATTATTTGTTGAGTACTAAATTACTGAAACTGACTAAGACCAGGAACTACTGGTGGTATATATTTAGTTTACTACGGCATTTTAAGAACCGGTATGGAACCGCTAAGAGAAGAAAGCTTCAAATTCTATACTGTCTTATCAGTAAGTTACATTATTCTTGGTCTTTTCTTAATTTTAATGTTTGAATTTATTAACAAACTTAACTACAATGTTTACAAAATCCCAGTTTATAAAAATGAAAAACTTGCTAATATTTTCTATTTTTTAGTGTACGAACCAAAGTACCGTGAAATGCGTCATGGCGCAGCTTTAAGAACTAGACCAACTTCTTTACAAAGCAACAATTCGGAAAACGATACTCCGATTATGGAAGCAAAATAA
- the uvrA gene encoding excinuclease ABC subunit UvrA, giving the protein MNDKIIVKGAKENNLKNVNVTIPRNSFVLFTGLSGSGKSSLAFNTIYEEGRRRYIDSLSSYARQFLGGTKKPNVESIDGLSPAISIEQKTTHNNPRSIVGTVTEIYDYLRLLYARVGKAYCPNHKIEITAQRSKDILDAIYQNPKGEKIYILAPLVTFQKGSHQTLLASLKRDGFLRVKINDEIYSLDNEITLDKNKKWTIELVIDRLVLEDDIYARVAEAVENALEYGKGLVVVEVPNKSKTTFSINHSCEFGDFNMPKIEPKLFSFNSPAGMCLKCKGLGALQKVDFDLLCPDKSLSIAEGGIIYYKNLIGTLNLEWQEFNSLLKYYDIDINTPIMDLSKEQINIIKHGSYEPIAIKHTSSSGYLHEATIKIEGVVDKIERRYFETKSEEWRTYYKKFLADIPCDECHGARLNKYALSVKIANLNINEICDCSIEKINTIINGLELNDLEQEISSLILTEIKHRVTFLINVGLQYLTLNRKAETLSGGEAQRIRLATQIGSNLTGVLYVLDEPSIGLHQKDNEKLLNSLKHMVSIGNSLIVVEHDEDTIRQADYVVDIGPRAGEHGGEIVFSGKVDDLMKCENSITGKYLNGDLKIEVPKSRRSGNGKVLVLKHAKTNNLKDVTLSLPLGKLIAITGVSGSGKSSLINEELVTRLSRFLNSASYDIRKDADLSGQFNVDKLVQITQTPIGRTPRSNPATYTSVFDDIRDVFAATEEAKIRGYSRSRFSFNIPGGRCDKCQGDGAIRIEMHFLPDVYVTCDHCNGKRYNLETLEIKYHGKSIYDVLSMTIEQAYNFFLQRSKIRDKLETLLEVGLGYITLGQSATTLSGGEAQRVKLATYLQKKPTGKSLYVLDEPTTGLHPYDVSNLLNVLNKIVNNGDTVVVIEHNLDVIKCADHIIDLGPDGGEGGGQIIVSGTPEQVAKHNFSYTAEYLRKILN; this is encoded by the coding sequence ATGAATGACAAAATAATAGTAAAAGGTGCTAAAGAAAACAACCTAAAAAATGTAAATGTTACTATTCCAAGGAATAGTTTTGTGCTGTTTACAGGCTTAAGTGGCTCTGGTAAATCTTCTTTGGCGTTTAACACAATATATGAAGAAGGAAGACGTCGTTATATAGACAGTCTTTCAAGTTATGCACGTCAATTTTTAGGGGGCACTAAAAAACCAAATGTCGAAAGTATTGATGGACTAAGCCCAGCTATTTCGATTGAACAAAAAACTACTCACAATAACCCTCGTAGTATTGTGGGTACTGTAACTGAAATTTATGATTATTTAAGATTGCTATATGCTAGAGTTGGAAAAGCTTATTGTCCAAATCATAAAATTGAAATCACTGCTCAACGCTCTAAAGATATTTTAGATGCAATCTATCAAAACCCTAAAGGTGAAAAAATTTATATTTTAGCTCCCCTTGTAACCTTCCAAAAAGGAAGCCACCAAACCTTGTTGGCGTCTTTAAAAAGAGATGGTTTTTTAAGGGTGAAAATCAATGATGAAATTTACAGTCTTGATAACGAAATTACCCTTGACAAAAACAAAAAATGGACAATTGAGCTAGTCATAGATCGTCTTGTTTTAGAAGATGATATTTATGCTCGTGTTGCTGAAGCAGTTGAAAACGCTCTTGAATATGGCAAAGGGTTAGTCGTTGTAGAAGTGCCTAATAAATCTAAAACAACTTTTTCAATTAACCACAGCTGCGAATTTGGCGATTTTAATATGCCTAAGATTGAACCAAAACTATTCTCATTTAACTCACCTGCGGGTATGTGCTTAAAATGTAAAGGCTTAGGAGCGCTACAAAAAGTGGATTTTGATTTACTTTGCCCTGATAAAAGTCTTTCAATTGCCGAAGGTGGAATTATCTACTACAAAAATCTAATTGGCACTCTTAATCTAGAATGGCAAGAGTTTAATTCACTTCTAAAATATTACGATATTGATATTAATACGCCGATTATGGATCTAAGCAAAGAACAAATCAACATTATCAAACATGGCTCTTATGAACCAATTGCGATTAAACACACTTCATCATCAGGCTATTTACACGAAGCAACTATAAAAATTGAAGGTGTCGTTGATAAGATTGAAAGACGTTATTTTGAAACAAAATCTGAAGAGTGACGTACTTATTACAAAAAGTTTTTAGCAGATATCCCTTGTGATGAATGTCATGGTGCAAGATTGAATAAATATGCTCTTTCTGTTAAGATAGCTAATCTAAATATTAATGAAATATGCGACTGTTCAATTGAAAAAATTAACACTATTATCAATGGTCTTGAACTAAATGATCTAGAACAAGAAATTAGTAGTCTTATCCTAACAGAAATTAAACACCGTGTTACTTTTTTAATTAATGTTGGATTGCAATATTTAACTTTAAATCGTAAAGCTGAAACTCTTAGTGGTGGTGAAGCTCAACGGATTAGATTAGCAACTCAAATTGGTTCTAATTTAACGGGAGTTTTATATGTGTTAGATGAACCTTCAATTGGACTTCACCAAAAAGACAATGAAAAGCTACTAAATTCGTTAAAACACATGGTTTCAATTGGTAATTCTTTAATTGTAGTGGAACATGATGAAGATACCATTAGGCAGGCTGATTATGTTGTTGATATTGGCCCTCGTGCTGGTGAACATGGTGGCGAAATTGTTTTTAGTGGTAAAGTTGATGATTTGATGAAATGCGAAAATTCAATTACCGGAAAATATTTAAATGGTGATTTGAAAATTGAAGTGCCCAAAAGCCGTCGTTCAGGCAATGGTAAAGTTCTAGTTTTAAAACATGCTAAAACCAATAATCTAAAAGATGTAACTTTAAGCCTTCCACTAGGCAAATTAATCGCTATTACTGGTGTAAGTGGCTCAGGTAAAAGTAGTTTAATTAATGAAGAATTAGTGACAAGACTTTCACGCTTTTTAAATAGTGCTAGTTATGATATTCGCAAAGACGCTGACTTATCGGGGCAATTTAATGTGGATAAATTAGTGCAAATTACGCAAACTCCAATTGGAAGAACGCCGCGTTCTAATCCGGCCACTTATACTTCAGTTTTTGATGACATTCGTGATGTGTTTGCTGCGACCGAAGAAGCCAAAATTAGAGGTTATAGTCGTTCGCGTTTCTCATTTAATATTCCTGGTGGGCGTTGTGATAAATGTCAAGGTGATGGCGCAATTCGTATTGAAATGCACTTTCTACCAGATGTTTATGTTACTTGCGATCATTGCAATGGTAAACGTTATAACTTGGAAACGCTTGAAATTAAATACCACGGTAAAAGTATCTATGATGTTTTATCGATGACAATTGAACAAGCTTACAACTTCTTTTTACAAAGAAGTAAAATCCGCGACAAACTAGAAACTTTACTAGAAGTTGGGCTAGGATATATTACGCTTGGTCAAAGCGCAACTACTCTAAGTGGTGGCGAGGCACAACGGGTGAAACTAGCAACTTATTTACAAAAAAAACCTACAGGCAAGTCACTTTATGTCTTGGATGAGCCAACTACTGGATTGCATCCTTATGATGTTTCAAACCTACTTAATGTTTTAAATAAAATTGTTAATAACGGTGATACAGTTGTTGTAATTGAACATAATTTAGATGTTATTAAGTGCGCTGATCATATTATTGATTTAGGACCAGATGGCGGTGAAGGTGGTGGGCAAATTATTGTTTCAGGAACACCTGAGCAAGTGGCGAAACACAATTTTTCATACACCGCTGAGTATTTAAGAAAAATTCTTAACTAA
- a CDS encoding RluA family pseudouridine synthase has translation MLKMIVTYSERIDKYIANNSEITRNDIQALIVQGAVFVNSTKINKNKYIVHENDEIEIIKLLDKQQNIEAQNLPLEIVYECDDYLVINKPSGLVVHPAPGHSSGTLVNSLMYHFKNNLSDVNGLLRMGIVHRIDKDTSGLLLVAKNNETHNYFAKLLKNHEIKRTYYAIVDGHIENRLINLDLPIGRDPNNRQKFAVTEQNSKEAFTALEVIKYLNLAGQNKTLVKCNLKTGRTHQIRVHLAYIKHPVYGDPVYNKKVDDFNQRLHAKELDFVDKSGKIMHFESELPQIMLNELMASE, from the coding sequence ATGTTAAAAATGATTGTCACTTATTCAGAAAGAATAGATAAATACATTGCCAATAATAGTGAAATTACTAGAAATGATATCCAAGCCCTAATTGTTCAAGGTGCGGTTTTTGTTAATAGTACTAAAATCAATAAAAACAAATACATCGTTCATGAAAATGACGAAATTGAAATAATCAAACTACTTGACAAACAACAAAATATTGAAGCACAAAACCTCCCCTTAGAAATTGTTTACGAATGCGATGATTATTTAGTAATTAACAAACCCTCTGGCTTAGTTGTGCACCCTGCTCCAGGACATAGTAGCGGCACGCTTGTCAATTCTCTAATGTATCATTTCAAAAATAATTTAAGCGATGTTAATGGCCTTTTACGAATGGGAATTGTTCATCGCATTGATAAAGACACTAGTGGACTCTTATTAGTTGCTAAAAATAACGAAACTCATAACTACTTTGCCAAACTACTAAAAAATCATGAAATTAAAAGAACATATTATGCGATTGTTGATGGTCACATTGAAAACAGACTAATTAATTTGGATCTACCGATTGGCAGAGATCCCAATAATAGACAAAAATTTGCCGTAACTGAGCAAAATTCTAAAGAAGCTTTTACTGCTTTAGAGGTAATAAAATATTTAAACTTGGCCGGTCAAAATAAGACTTTAGTAAAGTGCAATTTGAAAACTGGAAGAACGCATCAAATTCGTGTGCATTTAGCCTATATTAAGCACCCTGTGTATGGCGATCCTGTTTACAATAAAAAAGTTGATGACTTTAATCAAAGGTTGCATGCTAAAGAATTAGATTTTGTTGACAAGAGTGGCAAGATCATGCATTTTGAAAGCGAATTGCCCCAAATTATGCTTAACGAACTCATGGCTAGTGAATAA
- a CDS encoding YigZ family protein → MPIYEEKKSKFISYIFDVNDKNDIKELKLKLAKEHKKAKHIVHAYVCESNGIRSGGYSDDGEPQGVAGKPLYSLLETKYLINKAIFVVRYFGGIELGKSNLLRAYLKAALLIFES, encoded by the coding sequence ATGCCAATTTATGAAGAAAAGAAGTCTAAGTTCATTAGTTACATCTTTGATGTGAATGATAAAAACGATATTAAAGAACTAAAACTTAAGCTAGCTAAAGAGCATAAAAAAGCCAAACACATTGTCCATGCTTATGTTTGTGAAAGCAATGGAATAAGAAGTGGAGGATATAGTGATGATGGTGAACCTCAGGGTGTTGCCGGCAAACCACTATATTCGCTACTAGAAACAAAATATCTAATTAACAAAGCAATTTTTGTAGTTAGATATTTTGGTGGTATTGAATTAGGTAAAAGCAACCTTTTAAGAGCTTACTTAAAAGCGGCATTACTAATTTTTGAAAGTTAG
- a CDS encoding PQ-loop domain-containing transporter encodes MDRAIEIFGILGAIITISLGLPQLIKQAKSKETGKISFTSFWVFYIGIVLWTAYGLFSGFGYWQVFSANFICGLIYTGTMILLYKYKKDISKRAFVAGMVGIAIVLLIFLSLLVLFVFSAIGYFTNRKYIPTLTEGQIGILAAIAPSLTTFAFLPQLVICIKQKSFHGITIWMAIVYLMNNGVWVTYFILKGVHSSAWREVIPAIVWQIVSITIYGLQFGLTLKYNRLAKNNAESKQILQSL; translated from the coding sequence ATGGATAGAGCGATAGAAATATTTGGAATTCTAGGTGCTATAATAACCATTTCATTAGGCTTACCACAATTAATCAAACAAGCTAAGTCAAAAGAAACCGGAAAAATTAGTTTTACATCGTTTTGAGTGTTCTACATTGGAATTGTTTTATGAACCGCTTACGGCCTTTTTTCAGGTTTTGGATACTGACAAGTATTTTCTGCAAACTTCATTTGCGGATTAATCTACACAGGAACAATGATTTTGCTTTATAAGTATAAAAAAGATATCTCAAAACGTGCTTTTGTAGCGGGCATGGTTGGCATCGCCATTGTATTGTTGATTTTCCTTAGTTTGCTAGTTCTCTTTGTTTTCTCAGCCATTGGTTATTTCACTAATCGAAAATATATTCCAACTTTAACCGAAGGACAAATTGGCATTCTTGCAGCAATTGCCCCTTCATTAACAACATTTGCATTTTTACCACAACTAGTTATTTGTATCAAACAAAAAAGTTTCCATGGCATAACAATTTGAATGGCAATTGTGTATTTAATGAACAATGGTGTTTGAGTAACATATTTCATCCTAAAAGGGGTTCATTCTAGTGCCTGAAGAGAAGTAATTCCTGCGATTGTTTGACAAATTGTTTCAATTACAATTTATGGACTGCAATTTGGACTAACACTTAAATATAATCGTCTTGCTAAGAATAATGCCGAAAGTAAACAAATTCTCCAAAGCCTTTAA
- a CDS encoding HipA family kinase, which produces MHCKYFFRNKDYDCFSFIFNRKSNSIEDIKPLEGFDYLLPFLKDASLEDLREYLIFERPLPISRENFQEIFGSNFDIFSLYEFSYGLNLDDTFWVVPETKQHLKWEEVNLYTNFSNNLTSIMLSNQQARIVEKISPDFFTNGILKKSWVKEENNIYLYKSNSQNLKQTDNFEIYSEYFASQVAKALELNYVAYDVIKYNDKLINKCKIFTSEFISYLPFSLIFKKTINLDFSLLENSIETIFGKNELEDLMVFDALILNVDRHLGNFGLLVDNFSHQKITNAPIFDNGRSLVFDFALFDNKLAKKYLDNYSKRSSKVGISFDEQLEKYLQPRHKEWFSKLDSFLLKNHPIFPCKRPYFRFVKKLIENRIKLLKMTYQKKFNA; this is translated from the coding sequence ATGCATTGCAAATATTTCTTTAGAAATAAAGACTATGACTGTTTTAGTTTTATCTTTAATAGGAAATCAAATTCTATTGAAGATATAAAACCCTTAGAAGGCTTTGATTATCTACTACCATTTTTAAAAGACGCTTCTTTAGAAGACCTTAGAGAGTATTTAATATTTGAACGCCCATTGCCAATTTCACGCGAAAACTTTCAAGAAATTTTTGGTAGTAATTTTGACATTTTTAGTTTATATGAATTTTCATATGGACTAAATTTAGATGACACCTTTTGAGTTGTGCCTGAAACAAAACAACATCTTAAATGAGAAGAAGTTAATTTATATACAAATTTTTCTAACAATCTAACTAGCATTATGCTAAGTAATCAACAAGCTAGAATTGTTGAAAAAATTAGCCCTGATTTTTTTACTAATGGCATCTTAAAAAAATCATGAGTGAAAGAAGAAAACAACATATATTTATATAAAAGCAATTCGCAAAATCTTAAACAAACTGATAATTTTGAGATTTATAGCGAGTACTTTGCTAGTCAAGTTGCCAAAGCGTTAGAGCTAAACTACGTCGCATATGATGTAATTAAATACAATGATAAATTAATAAATAAATGCAAAATTTTTACATCAGAGTTTATTAGTTACTTGCCATTTTCACTTATTTTCAAAAAAACCATTAATCTTGATTTTTCATTATTAGAAAATAGCATTGAAACAATTTTTGGTAAAAACGAATTAGAAGATTTAATGGTTTTTGATGCGTTAATTTTAAATGTTGATCGTCATCTTGGTAATTTTGGCCTGCTAGTTGACAATTTTAGTCATCAAAAAATAACTAATGCTCCCATTTTTGATAATGGTCGTAGTTTGGTTTTTGATTTTGCTCTTTTTGATAACAAACTGGCCAAAAAATATCTGGATAACTATAGTAAAAGAAGTTCTAAGGTAGGCATTTCGTTTGATGAACAACTAGAAAAATACTTGCAACCTCGCCACAAAGAGTGATTTTCAAAGCTTGATAGCTTTTTATTAAAGAATCATCCGATTTTTCCATGTAAGCGCCCGTATTTTCGTTTCGTAAAAAAGTTAATTGAAAATCGCATTAAATTGCTAAAAATGACTTACCAAAAGAAGTTTAATGCCTAA
- a CDS encoding HAD-IIB family hydrolase — protein MLRITNDKVPVIFSDIDGTFYDSNFQINSDTLVDIDFAIKNGALFNICTGNPCFSKMKNLASKLNCSYLVCSEGSQIFDLVNNKTIFEALIDNETLQKVIEIATQNDLYPFFWNGEKYFYLKDNPNNEILYGYHFDSKEEFKIPQKYDGHEFMPAKIEIYASSQKPSLTLLENLENVEIVQNEKNITILPRGVNKFFAINYLVSRNFIKNVKLNEIMTIGDGNNDVAMLKETNFSYAMANASLLAKQAAKYHTSAVEQNGLGEAILDYLYRLKNIVKKYLFHEFDK, from the coding sequence GTGCTTAGAATAACAAATGACAAAGTACCCGTAATTTTTAGCGATATTGACGGCACTTTTTATGATAGTAATTTTCAAATTAATTCTGATACTTTAGTTGACATTGATTTTGCTATTAAAAATGGTGCTCTTTTTAATATTTGTACGGGCAATCCTTGTTTTAGCAAAATGAAAAATTTGGCTAGTAAACTTAATTGTAGTTATCTAGTTTGCTCTGAAGGATCACAAATTTTTGACTTAGTTAATAATAAAACTATCTTCGAAGCTTTAATTGATAATGAGACTTTGCAAAAAGTAATTGAAATTGCTACACAAAACGACCTTTATCCTTTCTTTTGAAATGGCGAAAAATACTTTTATTTAAAAGATAATCCCAACAATGAAATTCTTTATGGTTATCATTTTGACTCTAAAGAAGAATTTAAAATTCCACAAAAATATGATGGACATGAATTTATGCCGGCAAAAATCGAAATCTACGCTAGTTCCCAAAAACCATCATTAACATTACTTGAAAATTTAGAAAATGTTGAGATAGTGCAAAATGAAAAAAACATCACGATTCTACCGCGTGGAGTTAATAAATTTTTTGCAATAAATTATTTGGTCAGTCGCAATTTTATTAAAAATGTCAAATTAAATGAAATAATGACAATAGGCGATGGCAACAATGATGTTGCTATGCTTAAAGAAACTAATTTTAGTTATGCCATGGCAAATGCTTCTTTACTAGCAAAACAAGCCGCAAAATACCATACTAGTGCAGTTGAACAAAATGGTTTAGGCGAGGCGATTTTGGATTATTTATATAGGCTTAAAAATATTGTAAAAAAATACTTGTTCCATGAATTTGACAAATAA
- the rmuC gene encoding DNA recombination protein RmuC, producing MLIALIILTTIALLGIIATIIVQLYFQKKALNKPQIKNEEIAEQIKNQLKPELETIKRDMSDSIKEDLVRKLNENKELVESKLNFLSQRFLEINQKNISNLNEELKKSPEAINVKFDDLRTNLDRKLKDLSEATDRQVAKIKEEINEHFKSKVQEKLEEQFKDIQDEMLKLRTSVTDFKTLQTDVQELNKIFTNSKLRGNYGEMNLETLLKDMFTQDNWAKNVNIKKLSADEDSLKNATIDPTEDDINYKTMVDFVVKHYENNELKYIPIDCKFPLEDYNRYLETGDLKYKKDLISRVKKMAKDIATKYINPPITTNYAVMYIPSESILAELIDGQDGFDVILNLEEKKILCLGPLQINLFLSNLRYNTKQYQMNKNSEKILALFEKTRKIFKSTLENLEKTKNSSNKITENIEKTLRDLGKINNNFLVLEGKPNLLENYENGEQNKEENDDY from the coding sequence ATGTTAATAGCTTTAATAATTTTAACTACAATTGCATTGCTAGGAATAATTGCTACAATTATTGTTCAATTGTATTTTCAAAAAAAGGCTTTAAATAAACCGCAAATCAAAAATGAAGAAATTGCTGAACAAATCAAAAACCAGCTTAAACCCGAATTAGAAACTATTAAGCGTGATATGAGTGATTCAATCAAAGAAGATCTAGTAAGAAAATTAAACGAGAATAAGGAGTTAGTTGAATCTAAGTTAAACTTTTTAAGTCAACGGTTCCTTGAAATTAATCAAAAAAATATTAGCAATCTTAACGAGGAACTTAAAAAGAGTCCTGAGGCAATTAATGTTAAATTTGATGATTTAAGAACTAACCTAGATAGAAAATTAAAAGACTTAAGCGAAGCGACCGATCGTCAAGTTGCCAAAATAAAAGAGGAAATCAATGAACACTTTAAATCGAAAGTTCAAGAAAAACTTGAAGAGCAATTTAAAGATATTCAAGATGAAATGTTGAAGTTAAGAACCTCTGTGACCGATTTTAAAACATTGCAAACTGATGTTCAAGAGTTAAACAAAATTTTTACTAATTCTAAATTGCGCGGCAACTATGGCGAGATGAATCTAGAAACACTTTTAAAAGACATGTTTACGCAAGATAATTGAGCAAAAAACGTTAATATTAAAAAATTAAGCGCGGATGAAGACAGTTTGAAAAACGCTACTATTGATCCAACAGAAGACGATATTAATTACAAAACCATGGTTGACTTTGTTGTTAAACATTATGAAAACAATGAGCTAAAATATATTCCTATTGATTGTAAATTCCCACTAGAAGATTATAATAGGTATCTTGAGACTGGAGATTTGAAATATAAAAAAGATCTAATTAGTCGTGTTAAAAAAATGGCAAAAGATATTGCTACAAAATATATTAATCCCCCGATAACTACCAATTATGCGGTTATGTATATTCCTTCAGAAAGCATTTTAGCAGAACTAATTGACGGACAAGACGGATTTGATGTCATATTGAATTTAGAAGAAAAAAAGATTCTTTGCCTAGGGCCATTACAAATTAATTTGTTTTTAAGTAATCTAAGATACAACACTAAACAATATCAAATGAATAAAAACAGTGAAAAAATACTAGCTTTATTTGAAAAAACAAGAAAAATATTCAAATCAACATTAGAAAATTTAGAAAAAACTAAAAATAGTAGTAATAAAATCACTGAAAATATTGAAAAAACTTTAAGAGATCTAGGGAAAATAAACAATAATTTTCTTGTCCTAGAAGGTAAGCCAAATTTATTAGAAAACTATGAAAATGGCGAACAAAATAAAGAAGAAAATGACGATTATTAA
- a CDS encoding Cof-type HAD-IIB family hydrolase: protein MKLLTFDMDGTLLNSDQTLNKKKINILKRIQKRGNKIAFVTGRGKKNTEIYYRDFKPDFAVLNNGADIYNLATNEVFIPHFLTLEEAKIANDIAEENGTLLSFSTNENFYAILDYCQNENFLTSEDKKYFSLSKHYSYAEAIESIKANNEVILQIALRHYPEVIEKVLKENQNKFPKLSSRITSRVFWDLNGPSTSKFTGIQKLFEILDIDCDSLISFGDSNNDLPMLEKAKYSFAMGNGTPEVKKIATEVIGDCNSDAIVNKLEELIKLNII, encoded by the coding sequence ATGAAACTTTTAACATTTGATATGGATGGCACTTTACTAAATAGTGACCAAACTTTAAACAAAAAGAAAATTAACATTTTAAAAAGAATTCAAAAAAGAGGTAACAAAATTGCTTTTGTTACCGGTAGAGGTAAGAAAAATACTGAAATCTATTATCGTGATTTTAAACCTGACTTTGCAGTTTTAAATAATGGGGCCGATATTTATAATCTTGCAACTAATGAAGTATTTATTCCCCATTTTCTTACTTTAGAAGAAGCTAAAATTGCTAATGACATTGCTGAGGAAAATGGCACACTCTTATCATTTTCTACCAATGAAAACTTCTATGCAATCTTGGACTACTGTCAAAACGAAAACTTTTTAACTAGCGAGGATAAAAAATACTTTTCTTTGAGTAAACACTACTCTTATGCTGAGGCAATTGAAAGTATTAAAGCAAACAACGAAGTGATTTTACAAATTGCTCTTCGTCATTACCCTGAAGTAATTGAAAAAGTGTTAAAAGAAAATCAAAATAAGTTTCCAAAGCTTTCTTCGCGTATAACTTCACGCGTATTTTGAGATTTAAATGGACCTAGTACTTCTAAGTTTACTGGTATCCAAAAATTATTTGAAATTTTAGATATTGACTGCGATTCTCTAATCTCGTTTGGTGATTCTAATAATGATCTTCCGATGTTAGAAAAAGCTAAGTATAGTTTCGCCATGGGAAACGGTACTCCAGAAGTTAAAAAAATCGCCACTGAGGTGATTGGCGATTGTAATAGTGACGCAATTGTAAACAAACTAGAAGAACTTATTAAGCTGAACATTATTTAA